Proteins from one Xiphophorus hellerii strain 12219 chromosome 8, Xiphophorus_hellerii-4.1, whole genome shotgun sequence genomic window:
- the barhl1b gene encoding barH-like homeobox 1b, which produces MEASTNGSSFGIDSLLSHRPGSPLSKADGLLPGECRSPLEFSPRSDVESGCSSPPSPRRECVEEAAQRQVHSAGLPPHLQHAQISAGAQQRTVTSSFLIRDILADCKPLAACAPYSSNGQPTQEAGRLAAKIADDFIEKIHSNSSSDSEYKVKEEGDREISSSRDSPQVRLKKPRKARTAFTDHQLAQLERSFERQKYLSVQDRMELAASLNLTDTQVKTWYQNRRTKWKRQTAVGLELLAEAGNYSALQRMFPSPYFYPQSLVSNLDPGAALYLYRGPSAPPPALQRPLVPRILLHGLQGGGEPPPPPPPPLPPMSGVLPRPAQQR; this is translated from the exons ATGGAGGCGTCCACCAACGGGTCCAGTTTCGGCATCGACTCGCTGCTGTCCCACCGGCCGGGGAGCCCGCTGTCCAAGGCGGACGGCCTGCTGCCGGGGGAGTGCCGCTCGCCGCTGGAGTTCAGCCCCAGATCGGACGTGGAGAGCGGCTGCTCGTCGCCTCCGTCGCCCCGCCGGGAGTGCGTGGAGGAGGCAGCCCAGAGGCAGGTGCACAGCGCGGGGCTGCCGCCGCACCTGCAGCACGCACAGATCTCCGCGGGCGCGCAGCAGCGGACCGTCACCTCCTCCTTCCTCATCAGGGACATCCTGGCGGACTGCAAGCCGCTGGCCGCCTGCGCGCCCTACTCCAGCAACGGCCAGCCGACGCAGGAGGCCGGGCGGCTGGCCGCCAAGATAGCCGACGATTTCATCGAAAAGATCCACAGCAACTCCTCATCGGACAGCGAGTATAAAG TGAAAGAGGAGGGGGACCGGGAGATCTCCAGCAGCCGGGACAGCCCCCAGGTCCGGCTGAAGAAGCCCCGCAAGGCCCGGACGGCCTTCACGGACCACCAGCTGGCGCAGCTGGAGCGCAGCTTCGAGCGCCAAAAGTACCTGAGCGTCCAGGACCGGATGGAGCTGGCGGCCTCCCTCAACCTCACCGACACGCAGGTCAAGACCTGGTACCAGAACCGGAG GACAAAGTGGAAGCGGCAGACTGCGGTCGGGCTGGAGCTGCTGGCGGAAGCTGGGAACTACTCCGCCCTGCAGAGGATGTTCCCGTCCCCGTATTTCTACCCGCAGAGCCTGGTGTCCAACCTGGACCCCGGGGCGGCCTTGTACCTGTACAGGGGCCCCTCGGCGCCCCCGCCGGCCCTACAGAGACCGCTGGTCCCGCGGATCCTCCTGCACGGGCTGCAGGGGGGCGGAGAGCCGCCGCCGCCCCCTCCGCCTCCACTCCCCCCCATGTCCGGAGTGCTTCCCCGGCCTGCGCAGCAGCGGTGA